GGGAAGTGGTCCGCGCACGAGATCGTCTGCCACTGCGGCGACGCCGAGACCGTCGCCGCGGCGCGGCTGCGGTTCCTCCTCTGCGAGCGCTCGCCCGTCATCCAGGCCTGGGACCAGGACACGTGGGCGAGAGAGCTCCGCTACCACGACCTCCCCCTCGGGCCGTCGCTCGAAGCCGTTCGCGCCGTCCGCGCGCACACGGCGAACCTCCTGCGGACGCTTTCCGCCGCCGACTGGGCCAGGACCGGCCGCCACTCGGAGTCGGGCGAGTGGGACGTCGACCGATGGCTCTCGATTTACGCCGAACACGTCCACAAGCACGCGGGGCAGATCGACCGCAACCTCGCGGCGTGGCGCCAGCGCGGCTCCCCCTCGTCCTGAGCACCCGCCGAGCGCGGCTCTCCTCTTCTCTTCCACGGTAGCGCCGGACGCGGCCGTCGCTCCGTCGATTCATTCGCTCTTCAGAATCGCCCCGCGCCGATACCGTGTAACCGCAGACTTCCTCACGACTCCATGAGAGTGGCTCACGAAAGGAGGCCCCTCATGAATCGGACCGATTCTCCGCTCCGCTCCCGCATCGCGGGAGCGCTCGCCGCCGCGCTCGGCATCTCCGTC
This is a stretch of genomic DNA from Thermoanaerobaculia bacterium. It encodes these proteins:
- a CDS encoding DinB family protein, whose translation is MPLTDAEHRRLIDQYAEGPERLRAAIESLPEEARKWRPAEGKWSAHEIVCHCGDAETVAAARLRFLLCERSPVIQAWDQDTWARELRYHDLPLGPSLEAVRAVRAHTANLLRTLSAADWARTGRHSESGEWDVDRWLSIYAEHVHKHAGQIDRNLAAWRQRGSPSS